The Erigeron canadensis isolate Cc75 chromosome 4, C_canadensis_v1, whole genome shotgun sequence genome window below encodes:
- the LOC122595644 gene encoding WD repeat-containing protein 26 homolog: protein MGGAENEEPPSKRVKTIPRELRGLSNGKLPKESSMARLLNDEVIGSNGVKKEEFVRIIAEALYSLGYSKTGAYLEEESGIPLHRSFVTSFIRQILDGNWDDSLASLHKIGIVDDTIIKLACFIILQQKYLELLDGDKVMDALKTLRTEIAPLSINNLRVRELSSLILSPSQRIISRLSGQDLVKSKSRSELLEDLQKLFPPTVMIPEGRLLQLVEQALDQQRDTCMYHNSLVGETSLFTDHRCGRDNIPSKTVQILHDHHDEVWYLKFSNNGKYLASSSSDHSAIIWEVNLGGRVYLKHILIGHQKPVSCVSWSPDDDQILTCGVEEVIRRWDVCSGKCIQVYEKSLNGSISCSWSPDGKLILAGLTDKSIIMWDSDGKEIDCLRGQKTLKISDLQLTSDGRLITICTEKTILVHDRESGTERCIKEDQMIVSFTLSADHKFLLVSLVNEELHLWSIQGHIQLVSKYRGHRRSRFIVRACFGGFQQGFIASGSEDSQVYVWHRGSGELIETLVGHGGAVNCVSWNPANPHMLATASDDRTIRIWGLNHANTKSNSFIRYCNGAS, encoded by the exons ATGGGAGGTGCAGAGAATGAAGAACCACCCTCAAAACGTGTGAAAACAATCCCTAGAGAACTAAGAGGTCTTTCAAACGGTAAGTTACCAAAAGAATCTTCAATGGCCCGGCTTTTAAATGATGAAGTAATTGGTTCAAATGGAGTTAAAAAGGAAGAGTTTGTTCGAATCATAGCTGAAGCATTATATTCTCTTGGATATAGTAAAACCGGGGCTTATCTCGAAGAAGAGTCGGGAATACCAttgcatagatcatttgttacTTCTTTCATCAGACAAATTCTTGATGGTAATTGGGATGATAGTTTAGCTTCATTGCATAAAATTGGCATAGTGGATGATACTATAATTAAATTGGCTTGCTTCATTATATTACAACAGAAGTATCTAGAACTTTTAGATGGAGATAAGGTAATGGATGCTTTGAAGACACTAAGAACTGAGATAGCACCTCTTTCGATTAATAATTTGAGAGTCCGTGAGCTCTCTTCCCTCATCTTATCTCCTTCACAGAGGATCATCAGTAGATTATCTGGTCAAGATTTGGTCAAGTCAAAGTCTCGGTCAGAGCTACTTGAGGATCTGCAGAAGTTATTTCCTCCAACAGTGATGATACCAGAAGGAAGGTTGTTACAGCTAGTAGAACAAGCTCTTGACCAGCAACGGGATACCTGCATGTATCATAATTCTTTGGTCGGGGAAACTTCATTGTTCACTGATCATCGTTGTGGAAGAGATAATATACCTTCGAAAACAGTGCAAATTTTGCATGACCACCATGATGAAGTTTGGTACCTGAAGTTCTCTAATAATGGAAAATACTTGGCCTCATCATCGAGTGATCATTCTGCAATCATATGGGAG gtAAATTTGGGTGGTAGGGTCTATTTAAAGCACATATTAATTGGCCACCAAAAACCTGTCTCATGTGTGTCATGGAGCCCGGATGATGATCAGATCCTGACATGTGGTGTAGAGGAAGTAATCAGGCGTTGGGATGTTTGCTCTGGTAAATGTATCCAGGTTTATGAAAAGAGTCTTAATGGTTCAATATCATGTAGCTGGTCTCCAGATGGGAAATTGATTTTGGCTGGTCTAACTGATAAAAGCATAATCATGTGGGATTCGGATGGCAAAGAGATAGATTGTTTGAGGGGACAAAAGACTCTTAAAATCTCGGATTTGCAGTTAACTAGTGATGGGAGGTTGATTACTATCTGTACGGAAAAGACAATACTTGTTCATGATAGAGAATCAGGGACAGAAAGATGTATCAAGGAGGATCAAATGATAGTTTCATTCACTTTATCTGCGGATCATAAGTTCTTGCTGGTTAGTCTTGTAAACGAAGAATTACATCTTTGGAGTATTCAGGGGCATATCCAACTTGTTTCAAAGTATAGGGGTCATAGACGTTCTCGCTTCATTGTTAGAGCTTGTTTTGGTGGATTTCAGCAAGGATTTATCGCCAGTGGTAGTGAAGATTCACAG GTTTATGTATGGCATAGAGGATCCGGAGAGCTGATTGAAACATTGGTAGGCCATGGGGGTGCTGTAAACTGTGTCAGCTGGAACCCTGCAAACCCACATATGTTGGCCACAGCTAGTGATGATCGGACAATAAGGATCTGGGGTTTAAATCATGCTAACACAAAATCAAATAGTTTCATTCGTTATTGCAATGGAGCAAGTTAA